The segment acatTTGTGCTCTTTTTTAATGCTCCGAAACATTCACATTTTCATCTTTTCTAAATGCCATTTATTACTTCTTTGCCAATATGTTTTCAGTCAATACCTGATCTGCAGTTCATCAGAAAGGTCACACTCAATACAACTCTTTCCTATCTACCTAAAGGGATTTGTTCTTTTGGCTTTGTTCATTTTATGTCTATGACATAAATGTTTGTGCCAATCAGCTGTATACAATTAAAGCACAAAACAAGCTTTTCCATAAAAACGACTGGACTCCCCAGTTTCCCCTCAAATGTAATTTACAAACACTTTCCTATTTCCCAAAATACTCACTCGGAATACTTCCACAGCATTTGCCGTCCTTAAACGTCTTATGTTAACTATTGCATTTCCCCATCCCCACCGTGAATATCAACATCAGTACGTTGTGCTCAAGACTTGATCTGGAGTATGTGGAGGTCTGAGACTAGGAATATACATTTGGCAAAGACATGTGAGGCGTTGTTAAATGATTTATGGTAACTGTGCTTTTCACAGTAGCATCCTCAATAAATAATATCCATTGGTGAGAAGAATCAACATGAATTATTCATGATAACGTGGAGACATACTCACTGTTAAAAAAGACATTACTAGATTAAAGCCTCCAGGCTTGTCGGGGtagtttaaaatattgtttggtTGGAgttaataatgtaatgtaaacattATAGCTTGTTGCGTCATGTATTGTAGCAAACTAAACACCCCACTCCAGCAATCAATTTAAATTCGCTATACATTACGCTTTCTGTAGACCTCATTTCTCTTTTTGTGACTAAATATAACACTTGCATGTGCATCCAGAGCTTTAATTGTATCTTGactattcaacaacattcagtCATGGTTGGAAGGTGCTGAGCTCTCGTATAACTCTGATTCTAAGCGTGTTGTGCTCATAACAGCAATAAGGCTTCATAAGAAATGACGTTCAGAAAAACTCCtgcaaacattttcaaaatcaaattaGGTTCACATGCCATTTAGTAATAAATTTGGCCAGATTCCTCAAAACAGCTACCACAGTCCAAGCCAGGTCATCGATCGTTACAAtcataacaaagagtgaaaaggATCCATTTGTATCCTAAGCATAATTTCATACAAATGTAGACCTGAAATCTAGACAAAatgaagtattttttttttttacaagtacAGACTCTTTGAGGCCTTGGGAAATGTGCTTCTCAAAGCTTGAATGACAGAAATACTTTTATCTCTCCTTTCTGTTGCTCCGCACTTCATTCTGAGCTTAAACTCCTCCACACCATCAGTCAGCTATAAGAAAACCTGTGGATTTATTTGTTCTCTTGCGGTCTTTGAAAAGATTTCTGTGCAGTTGTGAGATTTTGAAAAGAGCACCATTTTATTATGAATCCTCTTGGAGAGATGACAGTTGCCTCCAGCTCACTTCTctgttttttgggtttttttgtttttttttgtgccagAGTGAGACATGTGAGAGGTTGGAAGATGCTCTGTGATCCGTGCATGTGTCTCCATCTTGACTCTCAGCTGTGTCCAGACCATTTACAGATACCTTTTATTCAAACAGATGGTTGCGTTGACAGCGGTGATCAACAAGAGCCCGAAAGCCCCTTGAGTCATATGAAAATGGATAGAGGGATGATCCAGTCAATTTACCGCATGATGATGAATAGGCCAGATTTTTTGTCCTTACGTAGACGCTGTATACATGTTGTGGAAATGTTTCTGCAACATTGCTCCAGAAGTCTCTGCTCACACAGTTCCATTTTCGTGCCTGGACTTGTGGACTGTGGTGCGGGCCAAGGGGCTGCTTAAAGAAGGGGCCAGCGTACATAAGAAACCGGCCAGCAGGGTGAGACCCAGGCCGCCCCAGGCACAGAACATGGACCAGCCGTACCCATGACTGATGTCCTCTGGAAGGCCGTAAAGGTAACGTGGGTAACGGGACAGCTCAAAGTTAATGCCCGCCACACACGTACAAAGGGAGATAATACAGCAGGTTCCTGTCAGAGAGGAAATTACTCGAGATGTATCATCAAACATTCATGAAACACACTTTCCTTTTAGATTACAAATGTAGGATACAAAGAGTTCATGCTTTTGATCTTTTTTCAAAGCACCTTTGAGTATTTACATAATGTTGTGTGAGAAAGCAACCACTAGATGGCGACAAAATTGAGCAGTCAAGTTACATTCcgtcactttctctctctctctctttctctctgtctctctcacacgcacacaaacacacttacCGCCCATGAGGAAGAGTAGTCCAGCTACATACTGCATGAGATCATGTTGTTGACAGCATCCAAGAACTCCGATGATCCAGCCAAAAAGGATGATAGAGACAGCCATGCCCACAAAACCTGCTGTCATCCTCCGCAGATCTGCAGCACAAAACACCAACATCAAGCCCCTTTTGTTGCTATTCAGGGCTTGTAAGCATCTAGTGATgaattacatatatattatatgttaaatatttacatctgcattcacattttttttattcattaaggacttatatttatatatttatactacaaagataataatgaaatacataCAAATCATTGGACCAAGAAAGCAGCCAATTCCTACTATACTATTATTAtgcccatttaaaaaaaaaaatatatatatatatatatatatatatatatatatatggccgCACTGGGCCAGGTAAAttattgatttaaaataataatccaTAATAAAAGATCCATTTTCTATGcttattatttcatattattatacCTTATCAAACTCTTTTGTCTATTCACTCATGTAAAAATagcatttcttattaatatcacagttgaaaacagttgtgaaaacattttattcaggattctttgatgaatttgGAGGttcaaaatgacagaatttgtttgaaattgaaatcttttttaacattataaatgtctttactgtcactttatttgatctttgttgaataaaagtatttcggtaacactttacaataaggttcatttgttaacattagttaatataactaaccatgagcaatataattaatttgttcatctttgttaacgttagttaataaaaatacagcagttcattgtttgttcatgttagttcacagtgcattaactaatgctatcaaatacaacttttgattttaataatgtattagtacattttgaaattaacattaacaaagattaataaatgctagaagtacagttcattattagttcataatgtagttaactaatgaaccttattgtaaagtgtttccagtatttctataaaaaataaaaagagataGAGGTAAATTATGAAATCTAAATAAGAGGGAAATATTCATTTCAGTGAGCATTCTGTATATTTGTCAGTAGGCTGGCAGGCAATATAAAATGGTTGACCTTTTAGTGAAATAATGAATCTTCTTAAGTGCAAGATCTCTAATCCAGTGACTGAAAGTGTGCTTTCATTTAAACAATATAAGAAGTCTAGCTAGGAGCATTACAAAGGATCATCCATGCATTCGTTCTCCAAATCATTAATTCTCTATAGGGTCACAAGAAAAGTAATATTGCTGAAATTGGAGAAGGATCAGTTACAATTCCTTTATAAGTAAAAAGTGTGTGTACGCATAGTTTCACAAATATTGTCTTTAAACATGCACATCATAGACACAATTGTTTATGCATTAATGAACTGATTAACCCTCAAGGCATGAATTTTGTAAATCTGACACAAGTGAAAAAGCGGCTGTCAGACTCACGCAGGGCATGCCACTCATCTTGTCGGATGGTCTTAGTGATATTGATGGGAAGATTTCGAGGCAGGATTGAAGAGGTGTAATGATACGTCACAGGGGT is part of the Chanodichthys erythropterus isolate Z2021 chromosome 11, ASM2448905v1, whole genome shotgun sequence genome and harbors:
- the tmem276b gene encoding transmembrane protein 178B, with the translated sequence MAAIKILTSAGLFLAFSALVLLVMAICTDYWYETDARRHRERCKNYANKRNDPGYIYISNHNLPLQMPPKGYERKATEARVKRHAPASATAMESHCSRQFNSTISGLWRKCHREGFDLETEDLIYKGLIQRCTPVTYHYTSSILPRNLPINITKTIRQDEWHALHLRRMTAGFVGMAVSIILFGWIIGVLGCCQQHDLMQYVAGLLFLMGGTCCIISLCTCVAGINFELSRYPRYLYGLPEDISHGYGWSMFCAWGGLGLTLLAGFLCTLAPSLSSPLARTTVHKSRHENGTV